In one Chryseobacterium camelliae genomic region, the following are encoded:
- a CDS encoding SRPBCC family protein, giving the protein MPEIYLKTIIKADIQTVFDLARDIDLHQKSTSKTKEKAIAGRVSGLIENDETVTWKAKHLGVYQTHTSKIINMEKPYQFTDIMLKGTFKSLKHQHFFRQEGENTIMTDIFEYESPFGIIGKVFNKIFLTNYLKNFLLERNQLIKTTAESSE; this is encoded by the coding sequence ATGCCTGAAATTTATTTAAAAACCATCATTAAAGCTGATATTCAAACCGTTTTTGATTTGGCAAGAGACATTGATCTGCACCAAAAATCAACCTCCAAAACCAAAGAAAAAGCCATCGCCGGAAGAGTTTCGGGATTAATTGAAAATGATGAAACCGTGACCTGGAAAGCTAAACATTTAGGTGTTTATCAAACCCATACTTCAAAAATCATTAATATGGAAAAGCCTTATCAATTCACAGATATTATGCTGAAAGGGACTTTTAAATCATTAAAACACCAGCATTTTTTCAGACAAGAAGGTGAAAACACAATTATGACGGATATTTTCGAGTACGAATCCCCATTTGGAATAATTGGGAAAGTTTTCAATAAAATATTCCTTACCAATTATCTCAAAAACTTTTTATTAGAGCGAAATCAATTAATAAAAACAACAGCAGAAAGTAGCGAATAG
- a CDS encoding alpha-L-fucosidase has product MLSKKTKTLFFSSLLISSTFFSQAHNVSDGYQKPTDPLVIQNLENWQDLKFGLFMHWGTYSQWGIVESWSLCPEDESWTQRKPEHGKSYYEYVKNYENLQTTFNPTQFNPQKWADAAKKAGMKYVVFTTKHHDGFAMFDTKQSDYKITSAKTLFSKNSKADVVKEVFNTFRKDGFKIGAYFSKPDWHSDDYWWSYFPPKDRNVNYDPKKYPERWNNFKNFTFNQLNEITSNYGKVDILWLDGGWVRPFHTIDPNVEWQRTIKVEQDIDMDKIGTMARKNQPGIIIVDRTVPGKWENYVTPEQAVPEKALSIPWESCITMGDSFSYVPNDNYKSSQKIIETLVKIISRGGNYLMNIAPGPNGDYDAIVYERLKEISGWMDKNQSAVFATRSIAPYHDGNYYYTQSKDGKTVNVFHLDDKTNYEAPSTLSFAIPENFKPKSLKILGLSNKIQWKKSGNSIELNLPKERTQLKYSTVIQITNN; this is encoded by the coding sequence ATGTTAAGTAAAAAGACTAAAACCTTATTTTTCTCATCATTACTCATATCATCCACTTTTTTTTCACAGGCTCATAATGTTTCGGATGGGTATCAAAAACCTACGGACCCTCTTGTAATTCAAAATCTTGAAAACTGGCAGGATTTAAAATTCGGACTTTTTATGCATTGGGGAACGTACAGCCAATGGGGAATTGTCGAAAGTTGGAGTCTTTGCCCGGAAGATGAATCATGGACACAGAGAAAACCTGAACACGGAAAATCTTACTACGAATATGTAAAAAACTACGAAAATCTTCAGACTACTTTCAATCCGACTCAGTTTAATCCGCAAAAATGGGCAGATGCAGCAAAGAAAGCAGGAATGAAATATGTGGTGTTTACCACAAAGCATCACGATGGTTTTGCGATGTTTGATACGAAACAGTCTGATTATAAAATTACTTCAGCCAAAACTCTTTTTTCTAAGAATTCAAAAGCGGATGTGGTAAAAGAAGTGTTTAATACCTTCAGAAAGGACGGTTTTAAAATCGGAGCTTATTTTTCAAAACCAGATTGGCATTCTGATGATTATTGGTGGTCATATTTTCCGCCGAAAGATCGAAATGTGAATTATGATCCGAAAAAATACCCTGAAAGATGGAACAATTTCAAGAATTTTACCTTTAATCAATTGAATGAAATCACTTCAAACTACGGTAAAGTTGATATTCTTTGGCTGGACGGAGGTTGGGTTCGTCCGTTTCATACCATCGATCCCAATGTTGAATGGCAAAGAACCATCAAAGTCGAACAGGATATCGACATGGATAAAATCGGAACAATGGCCCGGAAAAACCAACCCGGAATTATCATTGTAGACCGTACTGTTCCCGGAAAATGGGAAAATTATGTAACACCTGAGCAAGCGGTTCCTGAAAAGGCACTTTCGATCCCTTGGGAAAGCTGTATTACGATGGGAGATTCGTTCTCATATGTTCCGAATGACAATTATAAATCGTCTCAAAAAATCATTGAAACGTTAGTGAAAATCATTTCCAGAGGCGGAAATTACCTGATGAATATTGCTCCGGGTCCAAACGGAGATTATGATGCTATCGTTTATGAAAGATTAAAAGAGATTTCGGGTTGGATGGATAAAAACCAGTCTGCGGTTTTTGCTACAAGAAGCATTGCTCCTTATCACGACGGAAATTATTATTATACCCAAAGCAAAGACGGAAAAACGGTGAATGTTTTTCATTTGGATGACAAAACAAATTATGAGGCTCCGTCAACATTAAGTTTTGCAATTCCTGAAAATTTTAAACCGAAATCTTTGAAAATTTTAGGATTATCAAACAAAATTCAATGGAAAAAATCCGGAAATTCAATTGAACTCAATTTACCAAAAGAAAGAACCCAATTGAAATACTCAACCGTAATTCAGATTACCAATAACTAA
- a CDS encoding DCC1-like thiol-disulfide oxidoreductase family protein, which produces MKTLKNHTLIYDNECPMCNIYSKGFIKAGMLDASGREAFTELSTKNKNLISFNRAKNEIALVDHEKNKVIYGLDSLLVIIGNSFPVLEKIARIKPLYWFFKKLYSFVSYNRKQIIPSAKDQTEEACVPDFNLKYRLAYITFVIIFSGYILSLFSTKLGLGLTQNFWREFVICVGQIVWQTLFLKYYLKVNIWNYLGNMMTVSLIGTLLLIPALFLNLSPFFSIIYFGIVVLMMLLEHLRRCRMLQLNFIPTLSWAIYRVLILTVLHYLYA; this is translated from the coding sequence ATGAAAACTCTTAAAAACCACACCCTCATCTACGACAACGAATGTCCGATGTGCAACATCTATTCAAAAGGTTTTATAAAGGCTGGAATGTTGGACGCGAGCGGAAGAGAAGCTTTTACAGAACTAAGTACTAAGAATAAAAACCTGATCAGTTTCAACCGTGCAAAAAACGAAATTGCTTTAGTTGATCATGAAAAAAATAAAGTGATTTACGGTTTAGACAGTTTGTTGGTAATCATCGGGAATTCATTTCCTGTATTGGAAAAAATAGCCAGAATAAAGCCTTTGTACTGGTTTTTCAAAAAGTTGTATTCTTTTGTTTCCTACAATAGAAAGCAGATTATTCCTTCAGCAAAAGATCAGACAGAAGAGGCCTGTGTTCCTGATTTTAATTTGAAATACAGACTTGCTTATATTACTTTTGTTATTATTTTTTCAGGATATATTTTAAGTTTGTTTTCGACAAAATTAGGATTAGGTTTAACTCAGAATTTTTGGCGGGAATTTGTAATTTGTGTCGGACAAATTGTTTGGCAGACTCTATTCTTAAAATATTATTTGAAAGTTAACATCTGGAATTATCTCGGAAATATGATGACCGTTTCTCTAATCGGAACTCTACTTTTAATTCCTGCATTATTTTTAAATTTAAGCCCTTTTTTCTCAATCATTTACTTTGGAATAGTAGTATTGATGATGCTTTTGGAGCATTTGAGAAGATGCAGGATGCTGCAGCTCAATTTTATCCCGACACTAAGCTGGGCAATTTACAGAGTTTTGATTTTAACCGTATTACATTATTTATATGCCTGA
- a CDS encoding TIGR01777 family oxidoreductase → MKIIIAAGTGFLGQNLEKYFTEKGHEVYILTRNPKRKNEVYWDAKTLGEWKNLLKDADVVINLAGKSVDCRYTEKNKQEIYSSRIQSTKILQQAFDECTHKPKVWLNASSATIYIHSETHLNTEENGITGDDFSMNICKSWEKEFFKVTTENVRKAALRTSIVLGNNGGAFPKLKMITKFGLGGKQGRGNQNVSWIHVDDFCRAVEFIMNHENISGEINITAPNPISNEELMKKLKRQMKVPFGLNAPVWQLEIASLFLNTERNYY, encoded by the coding sequence ATGAAAATAATCATCGCAGCAGGAACAGGCTTCCTCGGACAAAATCTCGAAAAATATTTTACTGAAAAAGGGCATGAAGTATATATTTTAACTAGAAATCCGAAACGTAAAAACGAAGTGTATTGGGACGCAAAAACGTTAGGGGAATGGAAAAATTTGCTTAAAGATGCGGATGTTGTGATCAATCTTGCCGGAAAATCTGTGGATTGCAGATATACGGAGAAAAATAAACAGGAAATTTATTCTTCAAGAATTCAGAGTACAAAAATTCTTCAACAGGCTTTTGACGAATGTACCCATAAACCTAAAGTTTGGTTAAATGCAAGTTCTGCAACGATTTATATTCATTCCGAAACGCATTTAAATACAGAAGAAAACGGAATTACCGGGGATGACTTTTCGATGAATATTTGCAAAAGCTGGGAAAAAGAATTTTTTAAAGTAACAACAGAAAATGTACGAAAAGCAGCGCTGCGAACTTCGATTGTTTTAGGAAATAATGGCGGAGCTTTTCCAAAGTTAAAAATGATTACAAAATTCGGTTTAGGAGGAAAGCAGGGAAGAGGAAATCAAAACGTAAGCTGGATTCACGTTGATGATTTTTGCAGAGCTGTTGAATTTATTATGAATCATGAAAATATTTCAGGGGAAATTAATATTACGGCTCCAAACCCAATATCCAACGAAGAATTGATGAAAAAATTAAAACGGCAAATGAAGGTTCCATTTGGTTTAAATGCTCCAGTTTGGCAATTGGAAATCGCTTCTCTGTTTTTAAACACAGAACGGAATTATTACTAA
- a CDS encoding vWA domain-containing protein: MENNHDIDKKFNEASKVEEPATFPGFDKVWAQVEEKLDKKEDKKRIIPIWFPYGIAASLVIGLGAFYFINKNDVSEINKPAIAQNTVSPKINSNLQTIDSTVKSNIEKEINSQKEFQKPEVLAYDNKVPNVIYEMRHGDYITDVQYTEKKDNNPSEKEKYTETDGDGILEDNAIERVELRNKSITTIPSVSIPESLLANTNKYEALQAQATGIQITQSKEKAIEEVVVLGYNNKIAKSKNLSSTTVNFQKIENRSNQSFVNSLQGQVAGLAVNSGSGAPGSSKPIVIRGMSSVNVNTQPLYVINGKISDAKGFGKLNPKTIESVRVLKDASAVSIYGSRGSNGVIVITTKKLSRRERKAFKQLQKIEDSLKKAKFIEKQNKEEYDAFVENPFELTKNQSVSTFSIDVDKATYSNIRRMINNGEMVDKNAVRIEEMINYFKYSYPQPKNDQPFSINTEYNDSPWNSKHKLLKIGLQGKNIPAHQLPASNFVFLIDVSGSMDAPNKLPLLKSSFKVLLDQLRPEDKVGIVVYAGSAGMVLPPTSAGEKNKIIEALDQLQAGGSTAGGQGIELAYKLAQENFIKGGNNRVIIATDGDFNVGISSTGDLQTLVEEKRKSGVFLTCLGFGMGNFKDNRMETLANKGNGNYAYIDTMQEANKFLGKEFAGSMYAIAKDVKIQIEFNPKYVKSYRLIGYENRKLRNEDFANDKIDAGELGSGHTVTALYEIIPVDVNSDFLPKETELKYSVNMSSDDFGDELATVKFRYKKPDGDKSSEIVQVVKNTNDSFSSSSDDFRFASSVAWFGLVLRNSGLIKNKEVKEIESLAKKGRGKDDEGYRAEFVRLIESYKTQQK; encoded by the coding sequence TTTTATTAATAAAAATGATGTTTCAGAAATTAACAAACCCGCAATTGCTCAGAATACGGTTTCTCCTAAAATAAATTCAAATCTTCAGACGATTGATAGCACAGTGAAGTCTAATATTGAGAAGGAAATAAATTCTCAAAAAGAATTTCAAAAACCTGAAGTTTTAGCTTATGATAATAAAGTTCCAAATGTAATTTATGAAATGAGACATGGGGATTATATTACAGATGTACAGTATACTGAGAAAAAAGATAATAATCCATCAGAGAAAGAAAAATACACAGAAACTGATGGAGACGGCATTTTAGAAGATAACGCAATTGAAAGAGTGGAACTAAGAAATAAAAGCATTACCACTATACCCTCTGTTTCTATTCCGGAAAGTCTTCTTGCCAATACAAATAAGTATGAGGCTCTTCAAGCACAAGCAACAGGAATTCAAATTACTCAAAGTAAAGAAAAGGCAATAGAAGAAGTGGTTGTTCTAGGTTACAATAATAAAATTGCAAAATCAAAAAACCTTTCTTCAACCACAGTGAATTTCCAAAAAATTGAAAATCGTTCAAATCAAAGTTTTGTAAACTCATTGCAGGGACAAGTTGCCGGATTAGCAGTGAATTCTGGTTCAGGAGCTCCAGGTTCTTCTAAACCAATCGTAATTAGAGGCATGAGTAGTGTGAATGTTAATACACAGCCTTTATATGTAATTAACGGGAAGATTTCAGATGCGAAAGGATTTGGTAAGTTAAATCCAAAAACGATTGAAAGTGTACGTGTGTTGAAAGATGCTTCGGCAGTATCAATATATGGAAGCAGAGGTTCAAACGGAGTCATTGTCATTACCACCAAAAAACTTTCCAGAAGAGAAAGAAAAGCATTCAAACAACTTCAGAAAATTGAGGATAGCCTTAAAAAAGCAAAGTTTATTGAAAAACAAAACAAAGAAGAATACGATGCTTTTGTGGAAAATCCTTTTGAACTGACCAAAAACCAGTCGGTTTCTACATTTTCCATAGATGTTGATAAGGCGACGTATTCCAATATCCGGAGAATGATTAATAATGGTGAAATGGTTGATAAAAATGCGGTGCGAATTGAGGAGATGATCAATTATTTTAAATATTCCTATCCTCAGCCGAAGAATGACCAGCCTTTTTCAATCAATACAGAATACAATGACTCTCCCTGGAATTCCAAACATAAACTCTTAAAAATAGGTCTTCAGGGAAAAAATATTCCGGCGCATCAGCTTCCTGCATCCAATTTTGTTTTTCTGATTGATGTTTCCGGATCAATGGATGCACCCAATAAATTGCCATTACTGAAATCTTCATTTAAAGTTTTACTGGATCAGCTAAGACCCGAAGATAAAGTCGGAATTGTAGTCTATGCAGGAAGCGCAGGAATGGTTCTTCCTCCGACTTCTGCCGGTGAAAAAAATAAAATCATTGAAGCTTTGGATCAGCTTCAGGCAGGCGGAAGTACAGCAGGCGGACAAGGAATTGAATTAGCCTATAAACTTGCTCAGGAAAACTTCATTAAAGGAGGAAACAATCGCGTGATCATTGCTACAGACGGAGATTTTAATGTCGGAATTTCTTCAACGGGAGATTTACAGACTTTAGTGGAAGAAAAAAGAAAGTCAGGAGTTTTTCTCACCTGTTTAGGTTTCGGAATGGGGAATTTCAAAGATAACAGAATGGAAACCTTAGCGAACAAAGGCAATGGAAATTATGCCTACATTGACACCATGCAGGAAGCCAATAAATTTCTCGGGAAAGAGTTTGCGGGAAGTATGTATGCCATCGCTAAAGATGTGAAAATTCAGATTGAATTTAATCCGAAATATGTAAAATCTTACCGTTTAATTGGGTATGAAAACAGAAAACTTAGAAATGAAGATTTTGCGAACGATAAAATTGATGCCGGAGAATTGGGAAGCGGTCATACGGTTACTGCTTTATATGAAATTATTCCGGTGGATGTAAATTCCGATTTTCTTCCCAAAGAAACCGAACTGAAGTATTCTGTCAATATGAGTTCAGATGATTTTGGAGATGAATTGGCAACCGTAAAGTTCAGATATAAAAAACCGGATGGCGATAAGAGTTCTGAAATCGTTCAGGTTGTAAAAAATACCAATGATTCTTTTTCATCTTCAAGCGATGATTTCAGGTTTGCTTCATCCGTTGCTTGGTTTGGTCTGGTTTTGAGAAATTCAGGTTTAATCAAAAATAAAGAGGTAAAAGAAATAGAAAGTCTTGCTAAAAAAGGAAGAGGTAAAGATGATGAAGGCTACAGAGCTGAATTTGTGAGATTGATAGAAAGCTATAAAACACAGCAAAAATAA
- a CDS encoding DUF1731 domain-containing protein has protein sequence MAIGNRFSVFKHRTELLLKSRNVYPEKLVKSGFEFSFSTIETAFSDLIYQQKN, from the coding sequence TTGGCAATTGGAAATCGCTTCTCTGTTTTTAAACACAGAACGGAATTATTACTAAAAAGCAGAAATGTTTATCCTGAAAAATTAGTAAAAAGTGGTTTTGAATTCTCATTCTCAACTATTGAAACTGCGTTTAGCGATTTGATTTACCAACAAAAAAATTGA
- a CDS encoding GbsR/MarR family transcriptional regulator gives MQLSEAKEKYIQTWGTFATNWGINRTMAQVHALLLASDRALSTDEVMEQLEISRGNANMNLRGLMDWGIVKKELIKGDRKEYFVAEKDVWYLFKQITKERRKREIEPVIAFLEELKNIEDKDSPEAQEFIKLMNDFSSVTGKINNIMDLAIKSDDHWLVGKITNLLK, from the coding sequence ATGCAACTTTCGGAAGCTAAAGAAAAATACATTCAGACTTGGGGTACGTTTGCAACCAATTGGGGAATCAACCGTACAATGGCACAGGTTCATGCGCTGCTTTTGGCGAGTGACAGAGCACTTTCTACCGATGAGGTGATGGAGCAGCTTGAAATTTCAAGAGGAAATGCAAATATGAATCTTCGTGGGCTGATGGATTGGGGAATTGTAAAAAAAGAACTGATAAAAGGGGATAGAAAGGAATATTTTGTGGCAGAAAAAGATGTCTGGTATTTGTTTAAGCAAATCACAAAAGAACGCAGAAAAAGAGAGATTGAGCCTGTAATTGCTTTTTTGGAAGAACTAAAAAATATTGAAGATAAAGATTCTCCTGAAGCCCAAGAATTTATCAAGCTGATGAATGATTTCAGCTCAGTGACAGGGAAAATTAACAATATTATGGATCTGGCAATAAAAAGTGACGATCACTGGTTGGTCGGGAAGATCACTAATTTATTAAAATAG